The Paroedura picta isolate Pp20150507F chromosome 2, Ppicta_v3.0, whole genome shotgun sequence sequence AGAGCAAGGTGGCCAAGCAGGGAGAGTAGGGGAGGCTgcatcaccccaccccaccattcCATGTGCTTGCGAGGaccttcccttcctggcctggACAGATGGGATGGAGCAATGTGGCCAAGAGAGATTgagccagctgccagccactTCACAGTCCTGCAACTCACCTAGCCAGGTGCTGGAGTGGAGGAGAACAGCGAGACGAAGGCTgcttggtggggagggaggtggagaaAGGAGTGTCAGGTGTTGAGGCCTGTGGCAGGGTTGAAGTAACTTCAGGTCAGGTTAATTGGAGGGACCGTGGGGAAGATAAAAGGAGGCAGAGGTGAAGCACAGGCAGTGCTTGTTTAGGGAGGTGGAAACAGAGTGGAAGGAGAGAGAATGGACCAAGGATAGAGTGGAAGGAAAAGCTGAGAAGCAAGATGAAGGGATCCAGGAGAACAGTGGCAAATACTGGAACTGGAAGAAGTGGATGTGGAGGACTGAGGGAGACCAGAAACTGAGATTagtagggagggggaagaggtgaTCATCTCAGAGGAGGAATCTGACAGCTCAGTGGACAGTTTgaaggattgccaggtcccctaCCATTCTTTGCCTTTTGTCCAGGTCTCATATTACTCAATAAAGCAAGGGGCACCACTGCAACCTTCATTTCCTGACTTCTCCTTCAGGGTCATGACTACGGGCCCTGAccatcagtggttttcaacctgtaGGTCAGGActccatttggggtcacttggccccttctggggggtccccagttTGGTTACTGCCACAGAGGCGGTGGGCGGCGGCAGGCAGCCGTGTTGGGCAGTGGCCGGCGGAAGAGGAGCCATTGGCAATTCACGCACACGCTGcctgtgcatgtgcgcatgctgACCCCGCTGATCCCGCCACTGCGGTTGTGGTCGCCAACTCAgagaggttgagaaccgctgtcctaGACTGTTCAGGGTTTTAAAGGACAAAACTAAATCCTTGAACTTCTGtgtggagccagtgcagttgagaGAGTACAGATCATATATATCAGGTCCATACATATCAGGGCATGGTTCTGGGAGGCTCACTCTCCTGGAGTTGCCCTCTATCCCTAATGTTGTAGAAAAGATTGCAGTCATTTGAGGGCACCACCTTGAATCCCCTCGTTGACTAGGCAGTGGGCTAATAGCCTATGTCGGACGCTGCCGTCAGATCTAAGAGTAACAGCAGCTCTGACCCACTTAAATCCAACTGCTTGCAAAGATTGTCCATGagggtgaccagagccatctctactccatggccaggccagaagccagattggaatggatcAAGAGCTGATGTGTCATCCAGGAAATTCTATAACTGCTCTGCAACTGCACACTCAACAGTCTTAATAATAGCAAATGCAAGACTGGGCTAGATGGGGCAAACAATCATGACAAAACTGTGGTGATGTAGGTAGTGGTTCAGTGTCTCTCATCTTGAAAGCCACCTCCATTCAGTTTTTGCAAGATAGGATGTACTCCTCCCCAAATAGCAAGCAAGAATTTTCATTGTTGTTTTCCCAGAAGCCATTTGAACTGCGTTGATAGTACTAATTTCGGCTTTACATTAATAGCTATCTGTCTGTTCTGCTTGCAAGTttttatattttctcttttaaataagCCACCTGACCATTCCTGAAAGGCAGTTTCTCTAATAACTACCATCAAGTTGTGCATGACTGTGTTCTTTCTTGTTCATGCTGTGCCATGCCTCCCTTTAGAGATTTGGTAGGGGTATGTATGTGGTTTTGTTACCTTGGGTCTAATTTCTTTGCTCCATTTCCTGCACATCTATATTATTAGTGCTGCACTACTTTAAAGCAACCTATTAGGAGACTTTCATTTGAAGAAAGCACAAAAACCTAAGATACTGTACATATTTGTTGCTATGACCTTTTGTCCCGCTTTCACTGAAAGCAGAACAAAAGCAATGTTTTAACTCCATGCAAAGTTGCAGAAATTTAAACCTCATCTTATGTCACTCATGTAGCTATACCAGTATTACTAGCATTCctatattgaagagccaaaggccaatatatatgctatattatttAATAgtggttgaatttcacaatttggatattcataatatttacattcaaaggacaatTATTGAGGAAAATTTCCAGTTGAaatggagcggtataaataaaaggctaagggctgtgaGGGAGGGCtcggtccaggatgggggggcaacaattggccccctgcccccccaactgacaagtggagggcccaatcggctggcgcaGCGCActagccgattgggccctctgcttgtcagcccgcctcccaacccacccaccccccaacctggcctGCCTTTGGCTGCCAGCCGCCATTTCGTGCCTGGCCGCCGACTAGGCAGGTAGGCACTCACCCGCCCTACCCTGCTGTCTgcccctgggaggagggggggcaggccGCCCACTGGGCCCttcgcctcccccacccaacctcCTTGCCGCCGCCACCGCAATGCTCCCGCGCTCTGCCGCCACTTTCCTGCCCTGTGTACATATCACGTTCCTGTCCCAAACTGGAATAGAAAAACTCTTACCAACAGTAGTTTTCTTTTCCATCATCTGCTCTTTAAATTAGTTTATTTTAATGACACCATCAAACCAAGTTCTTTCTGCTTGGGGCCATCATGGGGGAAATTATGGTTGATGTACTAGTAGCTGCTAGAGTATGTGAGGGATAGGGATCGGCATGAACCTAAAAAAGGTGGTTCGGTTTGGGGTTCAAGGTGGCCCGCAAGGTGAACCCCAAACCAAGCCAAATGAGTCCCCACACAAATCAAACTGGTCTGACAAGCATGCAAAGGGACTTCCCTTTccacctttctcctggccatgacTAGCTGCAGcttggagaaaggggcagggaccGCCTGAGAAAGgactttgttttttcctccccccactttGAAGTGGTGGGAAGCAAACCTGAAGGGTTAAACGGCTGGCCCCAAGCAGCCAAACTGAATTGACCCCAAAGCCTGGTAAATGTTTGGGGAATgtgccttccccaaacatcaACTCCCAAGCTACAAACCAACCCAAATTTGGGGCAAAATATGTCTCATGAGCTGGATTGTGCTTATCCCTAATAATGGAGGGGGACATGGTCGCTGGGATATTGGTATTTGAAATTGTTGGGGATGATTGTATCAGTGGTAATGAGGCTGCATTCACTTGGAAGCTGTTTGGGATGGCCTCCCTGATTTTGTACTTTATGTGTGGGAAGAGACTGCAATACTACACTcagaggcacagatccagaagTATTGTAATTAGATTCAACTTGAGCATAAACAGTAGATTCTGGAGCCTAAGTTATGATGACTACTGAGCCCAGGTACATCTTTGCTCTTTGACTCGGAAAGCATATGGAGCACATCACAATTTGGGATGGGGGCTTTGGTCACCATGAGTAGCCTTGAAAGCAGCAGCTTCATTGCCAGGCTCAAGTCTACTACCAAAAAGTGGTTTTCTCATGCTGCACTGTGCAGCACAtagaggaaggagaaaggccCGCAGGCTTACTGCCACTTAGGACAAAAGTAGCCCAAACCAATTGCATTAGCTGTAAGAACCAGGTCAAATTGCTTTGCTTCTTCACAGTCCCCTCCCGCTTGTAGGGGTGGGGGCAAATATGAATGGTTAAATAATGGGATGAGGGTTAGACACTGACCGGGGTGGGGAACAAGGGAGGGACGGGCGAGGTTGCATGATTATTTTTCCCCATGCAAGTCCAGTAGAAATCCATAAGCAGATAATGTATCCTTCTTCCAAGCAGCTTTGCTCAAAGGCAGTCTGCGTGTAGCTCCTACACCACAGCATTTCTGGGTTTACATGTCTGAGCTTCTCCGTCAAGCTTTATGGGAGCTGAACAGGGTCGCCATATGCTAGACTTTGGCAGCATGACAGGCTGATCGCAATTACTTGTTTCCCGTGGAACTTGACCTAGTTGAAAGCCCATTGCCGGGATGTCAAGTGCCAGCTGAATCCCCTGCCTGACTTTCTAGTTGCCGAGTTCTTGCACTTGGCTacttgggctttttttttttttttaaggaactggAGACAAAGCAGCATGTGGAAGGCACAGACAGGCTGTGTGACTGAAATAGGCTATTAGGCCACCCCCACTGAATGAGCAGAGACATTTTCATGTGTTACACTGAGGAAGAAGCATGGCTGTACAACCTGGAGTATCCCTTCCCACATAAATACATGTACAAACATACACCCTCTCAGTTGCATTGGCTAAAAAATCCTTGTCTTTCATAGCCTTATCTGGGTAGTAGTCTTGGAATGAAAATACAGTGTCAGGATTGGCCTAATGTCCTCCTCCATATCAGGCTCCAGCTGGAATGTACCCTGGTAGCCTTGTGTCACCACCaatcattaaaaggtaaaggtatcccctgtgcaagcaccgagtcttagggtgacgccctccagtgttttcatggcagactcaatacagggtggtttgccagtgccttccccagtcattaccgtttaccccccagcaagctgggtactcattttactgacctcggaaggatggaaggctgagtcaactttgagctggctgcctcatgggcagacagcttcaaacagcatttctgctgccttaccaccctgcgccacaagaggctcgtcttGCCTATTGTCCTTTGTTTGACTTTGTTTGTCTGAGATAAACAAAATTTGGGCTGCCATTTGTCCAAAGAGAAAATCCTTAATACTCCATGTCAAGCATAGTGTTAAGTTTAAAGTATATCTTCTCTATCCTTGTTTTGAAAATGTCATTTGAAGCAAAAGTTGCCTAGTTCTGTTATCATTGCGAGCAAGCAAGCTGTGTACACGTAGTATGCATAAGAACACACACTTTCCTGCTTAAAAAACAATGATGAGGAAGTCCCGCACTTCTTGACCTAGTCTGCACaaacaggataatgcactttcaatgtgctttggcagctggatttttctgtgcagaacaggaaaatctacttcgaaagtgcattgaaagtgcattatctattgtgtgcagactaggtccttaATGAAGCTTCAATAAAGGATGTAGAAACAGGATGACTTAAAGTTTAAGGTGCACCTAAAACTCTCTTACTAGCAAGtctggccagagacactggagactTTGATGGCACTTAGCATGAGTATCCAAGCCATGGGTGAGCCTCCTGGAATTCCTTCCATACACCCCCTAACGTGGGGGAGGGAACCATACACCCCCCTAACGTGATCCTACATCCAAGTATTTCAGAACAATGTGGGAGGAAACTACAGGGAAGTAGTCCCCTGTGAACTTGCGAGGTAAGCATCAATTTAATGTTCTGTCAGGACCCAACATTCTTAATGTGCATATTTGATTGCAACAACTTTTTCCATGAATCTGAATAAATGCTCATTTATCCGTTTAACAGTCTTTCTGCTTTGTATAGATGCTGTATACATTATTTGCACTTATACTGTGTCTTTGTGTTTGGAAAGTTAAGGATTTATGGATTCAGTGGATCAGATAGTATGGTAACTTGCCCATATTGCCAAAATTCAATTGGATAAAATGCAGTGAACAGGCTGCACTGAGACATCAGTGTTTAACCTTTCTCATATTTCTTTGCCAGCTCAAAGCTGAGGTATCTGGGATTGTCCATGAACTCATCCAGAATTATAATCCTGATGATGAAAGAAACAGGACCATTGAGAATGCATGGGACTATGTTCAGTCGCAGGTGAGTTACCATGCAAGAAAAAGGGAATTCAGGCTGTCAGGGAGCCCTGTTGCTGGAGGCTGTGTCACACTCCCAGAGATTCATGTGTAGAACTCCCCAGTTGTTAGCACTAGTTCTTACAAATGGTGCCTCCTTGAAAACTGCTCCATATCTTATATAAAAAGTGAAATTCTTGGGGCTAAGATTTTTCTGAATGGGCTTTTGGAGGAGTGGTAGAAGGAGGCGGTACTCTTGTTCCAGAAGTGCAATTGATCCTAAAGCTGCTTCATGATGCTGGTGGAGTTACTGACAAGAGCCTCCTTCCACAGGCTGCTGTTCCCTGCAGTTTCTGTTAATGTATGTAAGGTCTTGGTACAGGGGAAGTGATCGCTCATATCGGGTGTCTGTTATGTGCATTAAAAAGGAACAGCACTAGCATTTCGAATGTCAACAAGCCATCGTTCAGTTTCCAAGCACCAGAACTGACTTTATCAAATCCATGAATAGTCTGGTGCATTTTACTGTAAAAATAACACATAAAGAAGTGCTATAAATCAAGCAAATGCATATGTTGCATTTACTATACAGAGCACAAATATAGGAGAGTTGGTTGTACCTGAAGTATTTTTTCTTGCAGTATTAGTTTTCaaagaaaacattttcagttcATACTAGTCTAGACTTCTGTAGTATTGCATGACATGTGCTTACAGCAGCCATGCATAAATGCTTTAATAGTGACCACACTACTGCAACAAAACATGTAAGAATAGTAATGTAGGAAAACCTAAAATACTTCATTTCAGAATACATCTCATTAGGACCCTTAACGCTTACAGTTCAATGGCTCTGTCTCCTTGGTTGAAACAAGGTTGTAACAACTATGCTTTTTTGTAGTCATCTATGGTGAGACTTATTCTTCTCTGCATGATATATTGTCTTGTGGCTTAGTTCTCAGTGAGGTGGCAAAAATGTCTGGGTAGTCCCATGTTCCTCCATGCAAAATAAAATGTCTTTGAATACAGAAAATTATGtcagggaggaggaaaagagagaagagttttaagtggattttttttttaattgaggcaTATTGAGTCATCTGAGCCTCCTCTTATAGTATGAAGTGAAACCACCCAGAAACAAATGTTGTGGGTTGGCTGCTTTAGAACAATCCAGCCCAACTTGCTCTGTACATTTGAGCCCAGCTTGTGGAATATGTGAGATATGAATTTGTCTGATGGGTACTGTTAATGATGAatccttcctcaaaggccaagGCAGCTATATCCTACCCTTTCACCTTAGGCACAGCTTTACTTATtttggggttttattccccaccccccagtgctTTCTTTTTTCAGTCTTATTTTCCCCTCTGCAAATCTGGGACTTCTCTGAGTAAACAATGGCTCCAATCCACAGATTCCGCCATATGGAGGATTTGATTATTATTTCTCTTTACATTTAGCTTTCTTGCTGTGGCTGGTCTGGGCCGGAAAACTGGACGCAGAACACAATCCTCTTGGAGAGAAACCAGACTTCGTATCCATGCTCTTGCAAAAAtgacacaaaggagtctcagtctTATGAAGGCTTCTGTAATTTGGACATTGCTTCTAACCCCAATGCAACATTTGCGGACTGGCCAGTTAGCAAGCAGGTTTGTATGTTTCTTAGTTCATTATTTTGTGTGTACTCATAGCTGAAGCAGAACTTTTCTAGACTTTTCCAAATTTTTCTTGGCATAGAATTTCAAAGTGGAAAGAAAGGAATAGAATCCCCAATTTGTACAGATCACAGTCCATCAGAAATAACTAACCTTTTTTAATATTAGAGGGCTTGAGTTCCAGTACTGTTTCTTCCTCTAGAGATTCTTATATCCATAACACATGTTAATTCTTCTTCAGGGGTGCATGGAAGGTGTAGAGAGTTGGGTACAAGAGAACCTTGGCATCATTCTTGGAGTCTGTGCAGGAGTTGCTGTTATTGAGGTAAGGACATTTTGTCCCATTCCAGGACAGTAAATGAGAGTTCCTATTCCATatagtctaatgcaggggtagtcaaactgcggccctccagatgtccatggactacaattcccaggagcccctgccagcattcgctgtcaggggctcctgggaattgtagtccatggacatctggagggccgcagtttgactacccctggtctaatgcaaGAGCAATGTGATACGGGGTACTCATCACAATGCTTATTCTGGCCATATGGTTATCTCTTATTTGTACGGGCACAAGGTGGCTTGTGAGGATGGCCTAGGTAGGTATACCCAAAGTCCCATGACTCCACTGGAATGTAACTGCGTATTTTGATGCCTCTCCATCCTGTACCATCTCTAAATTGTTTGCTAGTTGTTCAAAACACTGGCTGAAATTAAGTGCCTAATGAGCATCaacaacactttcctgtttccccCTCTCCAAGCTGGAAAGCTTAATGGGATAAAATGGGATCTGGCAATGCCTGGGTTTGCGGGCCTTCACCTGTATTAGCTCCATagtaggggggaggggtgtcaatTCTGGTCCAGGAGACTTTCTTCTACAGGGCTTTCCAGGCGTCGTTGATTGTTGGGGTGGGGTTTGGTGGAGGACTTGGCTATCTGGGTGGTTTACCATACACCCAACACTCCTCCAGCTAGCCTGTCGAGCTTCCTAGAGGTGGTGATGACCTGGGCTTTGCAGTAGCCCAGACttttaatcctgggggacttcaatgtccacactGATTCATTGTCCTCTGGGTCTGGTTCAGACCTGGTGTTTTTTGATAGCTTCAGCCAGCGCTCAGGAACCAAAGTGGATGAGTTACTagtctgtttccaaatcagattcaaggtattggtactgacctttaaggctatatgcggcctgggtcccatctacctgtgggactgcttggttgcttatgccccccgtagagcactctgctctgtgggtatgaatttgctggttgtcccaggcccacaggatgtttgcctggcctcggcccgggcctggccccaacctggtggaatgaactccgagaagagctaagggccctgtaggAGTTACcagccttccgcagggcctgcaagacggagctcttctgccaggcatatggttgaggccagggcagctctcctgttaatccatctgaggatcccctccaatattgaaaTCCCCAACATCGAGATCATTTGTTAGATCTACTGGATTGACTCCTACCTTCTTCTAAATATTATTTCCCACCGGGCTGAACATAGGGGAAGTTGGGTAATTGCGATTAGAATTATGACCGCCGCCGcttatatatgttatatgttgatgtaatttgtaatttggggttttatggggattttattgtgtttttaactgttttatgctgtaaaccgccctaagacctaattggagaatggtggtctaaaaattaaatgatgatgatgatgatgatgatgatgatgatgatgatgatgatgatgatgatgataatgatgagtTCCTGGGGTCGGTGAGGGTGGCCaccttgcccccttgatccctgtccatcttggttattCAAGACAAGGGATCAGTGGATAGAAGTCCCTCTGggagagattatcaacctcttcctgtctacaagggagttcccagaggtgctgaaggaggcggtggtttgtCCCTTATTGAAAAATCATCACTGGACCCATAGAACCCAGCCAACTACTGCTTggtttcacatcttgcatttctgggcaaggtagttgaaaaggCTGTGGCAAACCAGCTCCTgccatacttggaagaagcttcggtgtttgatccatatcagtcaggcttccatcctggccatgggatggagacagtGCTGCTctccttggtggatgatctctggtgccagctggatttgggtggtttggccatcctcgtgatgcttgatctgtcagccccatttgacatggtcaaccacaGGTTGTTGACCCACTGCCGCACCGGGACAAGGATCTGAGGGACAGTCCTTCAATGGGGGAGGAATTATCATGCCCCTACctaactcccttgtggggtcccacaggcgGCGGTACTCTCctctacattatttaacatctttatacgccctctggcacagctggtccagagctatggtCTGGaatgtcaccagtatgcggatgacagccggctctatctcctcatggatggccgcccggactccccctccccccgatacATTTGCCATCTGTTTGGAAGCTGTTACTGTGAATGCTTAAAGCAGTGTCCCCttaactcagcccctccaagatggaaggcTGGACAGAAAGATGGGAGGCTGGGCAGAAAGTccaagatggaaggctgagcaaaAAGGCAGCAAACTAGGAAGCGCGCCTATCcaccctggaaggaaggaaggaaggaaggaaggaaggaaggaaggaaggaaggaaggaaggaaggaaggaaggaaggaaggaaggaaggaaggaaggaaggaaggaaggaaggaaggagttgtccctatcttcaagaaaggtaaaaaggaggatctgggtaattatcgacccgtcagcttgacatctgtagctggcaaaattttggaacaaataatcaaacactcagtccttgagcagctggaactgagagctgtgattttgcacgggtttcacaagaacaagtcatgtcaaaccaaccttatctctttttttgagaaagtgacttccttgctggatcaggggaatgccgtggacatagtttatctggatttcagtaaagcttttgatcaggctccacatgatattcttgttcacaagttggtaaaatgcggtatggatcctaattctatcagatggatcaagaactggttgacaaatcgtacccagaggatacttattaatggttcagcatcttcttggaaaagagtgacaagtggagtaccccaaggatctgtgttgttcaacatatttataaattaattggatgagggattagaggggatacatattaaatttgcagaagatactaaactgggaggggtagcaaacacaactgaagacagcaacagaatacaggatgatcttgataggctcgagaagtgggctaaactgaataaaatgaagttcaatagggacaaatgtaaagttctgcatttaggtaggaaaaaccaaattcaccaatataagatgggggagacttgtcttggtagtagcatgtgcaaaaaggatctaggagtcttagtagaccatatattgaacatgagtcagcagtgtgattcagtggcttaaaaggcaaataggattattattattattattattattattattattattattattattattattattcgatttattgcccgccactcccttgcggctcgtggtgggttacaacattctaaaacccccataaaatccattaaaatccagttaaaacaactacagtccagcaattattagttagcaagctaacccggcaagattggctaatccactaccattttcccctactagcaggtggagagggggtattggtggtacccatctctaatcccaaacCCAAGTCCCGCGTcccggggggcatagatgttaaccttggcctcaaccgtaaacctggcggaagagctccgtcttgcaggccctgcggaacgatggaagatcccgcagggcccacagctcacccgggagctcattccaccaggcaggggccaggactgaaaaggccctggccctggtcgaggccaggcgtgcttccctagggccgggaacgaccaacaaattttctcccgcagagcgtaaggctctgcgaggggcatagggcgataggcggtccctcaggtatgtgggtcccaactcgcgtatagccttaaaggttagaaccagaaccttgaaccggatccgggcagcaattggcaaccagtgcagctgcctcagcactggctggatgtgggcccttcacggtgtaccagttaggactacattttgggctgtatcaaatggagtatcgtgtccagatcacgggaggtgatggttccgctttactctgctctggttcggcctcacttggagtactgtgttcagttttgggcaccccagttgaagagggatgtagacaaactggaacgtgtccagaggagggcaacaaagatggtgaggggtttggagaccaagacatatgaagaaatgtttggggagcttggtctgttcggcctagagaggagacgactcagaggggatctgataaccatcttcaagtatttaaaaggatgccatatggaggatggagcagaattgttctctcttgccccagggggacagaccagaacgaatgggatgcaattaattcaaaagaaattccatctaaacatccagaagaagttcctgacagttagagcagtttctcagtggaacaggcttcctcaggaggtagtgggatctccatctttggaaatttttaaacagaggctagatagccatctgacagagaggctgattctgtgaaggcaaaggggtggcaggttacagtagatgagcaatcgggatgtgagtgtcctgcatagtgcagggtgttggaatagatgacccatgaggtcccttccaactctatgattctatgaacctactCATAGCTGATGTATTGgggcttagtttttttttttttaactgactgAGGGGCTTCACAGCAGTGTAATGCTCTGCTCCTGTGGGTGTTTCCATTAAAACCAAATAAAGGGGAAGTGGCAAATGAAGATACTGGAGAAGAAAAAAGTACTCATGAATCTATTTCAGTGAATGGGATTTGGACCGAGGTAGAAGTTTAACTTTTAGTGACAGTATCTCTCAccaagattccttccttccttccttgggacTTTCAGATGCAAAAATGTTGTTTCTGTAGTACGGTCAATGTACAAGTGATTTTATAGAGTAACAAGCTAAAGACAGGACCTGCTCTGAATGAATCTTGGATTTTGACAGCTGGGAACATGCAGTGGGGAGATGAAGCAGGAGAGAAATTGGACAAATGCACTTTAATGGAATCATGGCTTTGCTGTCATTTTGGGGCGTGGGTGAAAAGAAACGTTTTACCGAAAGGGTTGATTCTGGGCAGAAATTACAATTGGAAAACAAACCAACATGATGAGCTTCACATTcactttcttccctcccttaaTAGACTTCTCATTGGTTGTCCTTCtgacttctctctctttctcgtaGCTGCTGGGAATGGTGCTTTCCATCTGCCTCTGCAAGAACATACATACTGAAGACTACACCAAAGTGCCGAAGTACTGAGACTGCTGTCCTCGGGAATTGCCCCAGAGCAAATGGACCATTTCTGTCTTTGTACCCAGACTGTCTTCATCACTTAGCATTCCACCTGTGACATGCAACATTGCTGTGGATCTCTTAGGCTGTTTTGCAGCTGTGAATTCTTTTGAGGGATCAGGGCTTGGGCagcccccctcctttctcttgaTCATTCTTCCATGAAGCAGGCCACTTAAGTCTTCCTCTACTCATATGATGCCCTGCACCTTTACTGTCAGCACTGTGCTAGACAGTCCTTTATTTTTAATCTGCGTTTTGACCCATTGTGATTAGAGTTAGAGTAGTCCTTCCTGCAGCCACTGGCTCCCAGTGCTGTATGTACATACCCTTGCATTGTTCAAACAGGAAGAATCTCCTGGGCCTTGATAACTGGTGGTGGCATACAAGTGTGTCTTTTTTCAAACACCCATACTGTGGAAAAGCACATCCTTTCTCTAATTGATCTGACACCTCTGCCTTT is a genomic window containing:
- the CD82 gene encoding CD82 antigen, producing MGTGCLKVTKYFLFLFNLLFFILGAVILGFGIWIMVDKNSFIYVLQASSSSLKTGAYILIGVGSVTMLMGFLGCLGAVNEIRCLLGLYFTCLLLILIGQIAAGLLIFLQRSALKAEVSGIVHELIQNYNPDDERNRTIENAWDYVQSQLSCCGWSGPENWTQNTILLERNQTSYPCSCKNDTKESQSYEGFCNLDIASNPNATFADWPVSKQGCMEGVESWVQENLGIILGVCAGVAVIELLGMVLSICLCKNIHTEDYTKVPKY